acgaatcacgtcccattgatcgaattttggaccgaatctggattttacaaaaccgtataatactcgtacgtttaccgttccgtacgtttgacgaatcccgaattgctaactaggctctgCATTGGAATGGTGAACGGGCAGATCTGGTCCCCATTTTTTATTTCACGCGGTGATATTTGCGGGAGATATTCAAGGTCAATCTAGACTTTCTGTTACATTAatcatttttattaaatttatagTCACGGAACATTATAATGATGTCGGAGGATATATAATGATTATTAAATTTCCATCCTCAGTGACTACAAAGTAATTTGATTGGGTTTTCCATCATCTGTCAGAGGCATAAGCAAcatgattttgttattttttttattttgaaacatGATAAGTTGATGGACAATCCTTTTCATCCTTGGATTGGGAGGGATTGGGTTTTTAATATCCAAATGGGACACCTAAAAGGGCCAAAACAATATCAACTTGTTACAATTTGATGGTCCACCATTGGTACACCTTTAGCTTTTtccataaggagatatcatgttTTCCATCATCTTTATTAATTTccttgtatttttaggtaccacctaaaaaaaattaggaccaacaataagacaaaataggatcATCCAAATCTAAATTGAAgttagcccttatctcgcgtatttCGTAATGGTAAAATTGTCCttccataatcggtagttaatactacaatcggtagtaaagtgtgttactttaatcTCCCAATAcgattttcgaattttagtactaccataatcggtagtaaatttaacttccgaatgtatattgacCCAAAGTGAGATTTCgccaaaattctaaaattttcaaactttggtactactataatcggtagtaaagtgtattactttaacctccgaatatactcaattttcgaattttggtactatcataattggtggtaaaatttaacttccgaatatatatTGGCCCtaaaatgtgattttgccaaaatcctaaaattttcgaactttcgtactaccataatcggcagtaaagtgtgttactttaacctccgaatatactcaattttcgaattttggtactaccataatcgttagtaaattgtgttaataagtgatacttattatctaccgattgtgttcatggcccaaaattcaaattttcaaaacttaataaaatttcgaaattttctactttcacaagCGGTAGTtaatgatgttcattatctaccgattgtgcatAACTTTTAGTACAgagaaattgaattttttgaatcaagaataatAGGTAGATAACAatcaatttacctaccgattatggttgatgttcttaagaaatgaagaacatcaaccataatcggtaggtaaagtagaTTTTTAtcaaccgattatgtttctgctactgtaaatccaagaacatcaaacataatcggtaggtaaagtagattattatctaccgattatgtttctgctagtgtaaatccaagaacatcaaccataattggTAGGTAAAATGGATTGTTATccaccgattatgtttctgctattgtaaatgcaagaaaactttcggatcaaaattttgatttcaagtaatcaaatcctaattttgaatcacaactactatcatctgTTCATTTTGTTTGAttaactccttttttttttgatgttctaagtttcaactttaaagttgatgaatttgtggttttaattttaaacaatcaatcataacatttgtttgatcgacgatctttgttttcaatcaaaactaaaatgatgaaaaaaaatttcaatagatagaaaagagaagaagaagaggattcgaGGAATGATATGAGagatataggtttagatttagtataaaggtaAATGACAATATAGACAATTTATTATTTTTAAGACACCCTTAACCCCTTTCAATGGAAGAGAATAAAAAGGTGGCCCCTGGTTGGATTAATTTGTCGGAGGATACACAATGACCCAACATGATAAATTGATAATGATATAAAAAAACTCCTGTTGTTAATCAAGAGAGTGAGACCACGAGTTTCTCGTGCACCCACTAACCATTCGTTTCATTTTCCTTCACTTTTCATTCTTATATTTGGATAGTTTCACTTCATCACTACGCATATAATCCAATTTGCATTGTTTATCGACCTTGAGGAACAATTAGGGGATATGGCAACAATGTCTAGTGCTGCTGTAGAAGTGATCTCGAAAGAAACGATTAAACCAAGAAATCCAACACCATATCAACTTAGAAACTACAATATGTCACTTCTCGACCAATATTCTTCTCTAGTTTATGTTCCGATCATTCTTTTCTACCCTGCTGCCTCCGACGCTAATAGTACCGGAAGTAAGCACCATGATGATCTTCACTTGCTTAAGAGGTCTCTTTCTGAAACGCTAGTTCACTTTTATCCAATGGCTGGTAGGATGAAAGACAACATGACTGTTGACTGTAACGACGAAGGTATTGACTTTTTCGAAGTAAGAATCAAAGGTAGAATGTGTGACTTCATGATGAAATCAGATGCACACTTAAGTCTGCTTCTTCCGTCTGAAGTCGCTTCCACGAACTTCGTGAAGGAAGCACAGGTGATTGTTCAAGTGAACATGTTTGATTGCGGTGGAACTGCCATTTGTTTCTGTATATCAAACAAGATTGCAGATGCATGCACCATGATTACCTTCATTCGTAGTTTGGCAGGCACCACCAACATAGCTCGTCGTGGGAGCTCTATTGCTGCACCAACCACAAATCAGAATTTGGTTCCTTCTTTCGATTCGACATCACTCTTTCCACCTAGTGAACAATTGGCATCTCAAGTTTCCTATCCTACACAGGATAGTACCAGCGTAGATAAACTTGTCAGCAAAAGATTTGTGTTTGATGCGGCAAAGATTACATCTGCACGTGAAAAATTGCAATCCTTGATGCATGATAAATACAAATGCCATAGGCCGACAAGGGTTGAGGTAGTTTCCGCTTTGATATGGAAGTCAGCAGTGAAATCTGCTCCGCCCGGTTCTATATCCACTGTAACCCATGCCATGAACTTTAGAAAGAAAATGGATCCACCATTACAAGATGCGTCATTCGGGAATCTTTGTGTGGTTGTTACAGCAGTATTACCAGCAACAACGGCGACAACAACAAATCCAGCAACCAAAAAAGTTAGTAGTACGAGTAATGAAGAGCAAGTGGCACTTGATGAGTTAAGTGATTTTGTAGCCCTATTGAGGCGCGAAATAGATAAGGTAAAGGGTGATAAAGGTTGCATGGAGAAAATCATTCAAAAGTTCATCTATGGTCATGATGCTTCCGTAGCGAAAGACAGTGATGTTGAAGATAAGGTGACAGCTTTGTTTATGACTAGCTGGTGCAAGTTTGGATTCTACGAAGCTGATTTTGGTTGGGGAACGCCAGTTTGGGTAACTACTGTTCCATTAATTGAGCCAAAGTACAAGAACATGGTTTTCATGAACGATATGAAATGTGGTGAAGGAATTGAAGTGTGGGTGAATTTTCTGGAGGATGATATGACCAAGTTCGAACACCACCTAAGAGAGATCCTCCAACTGTTTTGATTTTCAACCGTTTCCCTAATAGAGGTCAATTGTCGTGTTTGTCCATCTTAACTACCATCTTTATTCTCTTgttttcatacttgtatttgtcttactccggtaatccttctctttttcttgtcggatttctcggtattgtactcttacggtatgttcttgttactttgtattctcttattttcaattttaggctgggtttggtaatgcttttatttttcca
This portion of the Papaver somniferum cultivar HN1 chromosome 11, ASM357369v1, whole genome shotgun sequence genome encodes:
- the LOC113322791 gene encoding salutaridinol 7-O-acetyltransferase-like produces the protein MATMSSAAVEVISKETIKPRNPTPYQLRNYNMSLLDQYSSLVYVPIILFYPAASDANSTGSKHHDDLHLLKRSLSETLVHFYPMAGRMKDNMTVDCNDEGIDFFEVRIKGRMCDFMMKSDAHLSLLLPSEVASTNFVKEAQVIVQVNMFDCGGTAICFCISNKIADACTMITFIRSLAGTTNIARRGSSIAAPTTNQNLVPSFDSTSLFPPSEQLASQVSYPTQDSTSVDKLVSKRFVFDAAKITSAREKLQSLMHDKYKCHRPTRVEVVSALIWKSAVKSAPPGSISTVTHAMNFRKKMDPPLQDASFGNLCVVVTAVLPATTATTTNPATKKVSSTSNEEQVALDELSDFVALLRREIDKVKGDKGCMEKIIQKFIYGHDASVAKDSDVEDKVTALFMTSWCKFGFYEADFGWGTPVWVTTVPLIEPKYKNMVFMNDMKCGEGIEVWVNFLEDDMTKFEHHLREILQLF